TCTATGGGTCGGATAGTTACCAAAGGTAGAAATATTGACTGCTGGGTCCCTGAACATATCATGGGTCGTCAATATTCCAGTATCGCAGGTGCTAACAACCTGTCCCTGCCCCTGAAGATTCTTACGCCATATCTTCCTGTCCACCTGTTTCCAGGTCTGGGTAACCCATTGACCTGATTGATTATAGGCAACCGGATGGAGATATGGTTCTATATGCATTACCTCGTTCATCCGCGCAATTTCATTGAGATGAGAACGATCAGAACGAATCTTTAAAATCTTACCATATTCGGTATCAGACACCTCAAGGATTTCACAACCGATCTTCTCCAGACGATTTTTAACAAGATATATGTTTTCATCCATAAATAAAATCACCAGCCATTCCCTTTCATTTGGTAACTCCTTAAATAAAGTGCTAATCTTGTAAGCGGGTTCATAGTTTCCAATCCAGTTAACAAAAGGTAATCCTTCAACAACTGCCTTTCTACTTCTATCCATCTTTGCAATGAATGCGTTAAACGGAATGTATTGAATCAGTTTCACTCCATGGGATTCAATTGCCTGTTTCATATCCTCATAGATAGGACCTTTAATATGGATAAGATAATAATCTGATTCACCAGTGAGCTCTGCCGGAATCTCCGGAAGTTTTTCTCTCGGGTTGAAATAATATTCCCCTATCGCAACATAATCATATTCTGGCAGATAGGGTGGTGTAAATGTCCCACTCTGTTGTGATACCAGATATGGGTCTACAACAGTCATAAGACTCAATATCAAAATGATTTGCATTATACCTCCCTTTTTTTCATTTTATTCCACTCATTTTTCTTATTTGTCATTTTTATCCGTACCACCCCCTTTCTTTTTTTAATCAATAATTGTGCATAATTATAAGTTAGAATCCATAACATTTAATCCACCATCTATTGTAAATTATAATAAAAATCTATTAAATGTCAAGGGGGAAACGACAGCGTCTATTGAATACATACACCTTTGAAAAACCAGAAGATTTTGCATATTCAAGTCCATCTTTTATTCCTCTCCCAAGGTCTTCCACCTTATGAGAATCAGAACCAATTGTGATTATCTCAATACCGGCTTCTTTCGCAAGTTTGATAAATTCAACCGATGGATAAAATTCGTTATTTCTTCTAAGCCCTGCAGTATTTATCTCCAGCCCTGTTTCATATTCTGCCATAAGTTGGAAAATTTGATATACATACTCACGATTAAATTTTTTAATCCTTTCTCCATAAAAATTCAATCCATATTTCTTATATACATCAAAATGAGCAACAGCATCAAAAAGCCTTGAACGGACAAGGATTTCCATTGTTGAAAAATATTTATCAAGCAAAACTTCCGCGTTATGTTTTTCAAAATAATAATTGCATTCTCTGGAACTATCAATACAGATATGGTCAAGACAATGGATACCAGCAAGAAGATAATCAAGAGAAAGCCCTTTAATCACTTCTTTTAAACGTTCTTCCACGCCATCAAAGAATCCCACTTCAATACCAAATTTTATGTTCAAACCTTTACTTCGGTATTGCTCTCTTAAATCAAATATTTCGTTCTGTAATTTCAAGAGGCTTTTATTACCAATTGGCTTAATTTCACCATTGAATCTTATTAAATTATCATTTCTTTCTTTATCCAGTTCACAATGGTTAGTAAAACAGATTTCTTTTAACCCAAGACTAAGCGCCTTTTCACAATAATCGCGTAGGCTGCCATCCGCATCTATTGAATGACCTGTGTGGATATGATAATCAACCATATTATAAAATCACTCGATCATCAAGAGGTTCAAATCTATCTGCCTTTTCTTTCAAATCATAAGCCGTATTATCTGGAAATGAAAAAATCTCAACCTTTTTATGTTTGTTCTTAACAAATTCCACGAGCGGCACAAAATCACCATCGCCTGATGCAAGGACTATTGTATCAACATAATCAATCATTCCTAAAATATCAAGGGCAATACCCATATCCCAGTTTGCCTTTGCTGAACCGTCGGCACGGGTGCGCACATCTTTTATTTTAACAATGTAACCGATATGCTCAAGGCTGGTTGCGAAAGGTTTTACATCTCCTTCCGGTGGCTGCACAATATAAGCATATGCCTTAACCAGATTTCTGTCCCCGGTGATTAATCTCAATAATTTCTCATAATTCACCTTTGCACCATAACTCATCTTCGCCGAATAATATAAGTTTTGCGAATCAACAAATATTGCAATGTTCTCTTTCTTTGTTAGACTGGAGGCAGCAAGCAAGGTTCTGAGCAAACGGACTTCTTCATAAACCTTGCTGTTCCATTCAATACTTTTTGTCATTAGGGATTTAATATCTTCCAAGGTTTGAAATAAAAGGGTGAATTTTTTTTCCAAAATTTCATTTATATCTTCTTTTTTAATTTCTATTGTCTCCATATATTACTCCTTGTCTTTTCCTAATTCACGTCTTTTAAAAAGCGGTAGATAATTATACAAAGAAGGCTTTGATTTTTCATTCGGGGCATTGGTCCATACCAGAGTATATTCTTGTGTCCCCCGTATATCAACAAAGATAAATTCTTGCCCATTATAATACTGCCAGTATTCATAGGGTTTGGATTCTTCAAATTGTTTATTATCAATCTCGTCCGGTGGGCCAAATTTTATATATATACGTCCCCGATCAGTCTTTGAGCCCGGCAGATATCCCTCCTGAAAATTTGCATCAGCATATTCATAACGACGAGAAATTTCCTTATAGTCGTGTTTCTCCCAGAATCTCTTTAAATATAACCTCCTTCCCTCATCCTTGAGTGTTTTAAAATATTTATATTCCTGACTGCTTACAAAGTATTCAATTGCATCATAATAAGGTAAATCTTCAGAAGTAATTTCTATCTTTTCTTTTGTTTTCCTTATTGCAAAACTGATTGATTTTTCTAATTTACGATTGATAAGTGAATCAAAAACAACAACCTTAAGCTGATAGTTCCCGGGTTTTAGGGTTTCAATATTGATACCTAAATTCAGTGCCTGTTGGATGAATTTTTTTTCAATAGATTTAGTAACTTTTCTTATAATTTTTTCGCTTGTATCTGTAATTATATATGAGACCGTTAATTTTGTGGTATCCGGGATGATATTATATATTTCGTAATATAAAAATAGATTCTTGGTACCTTCTTCAAAAATACCTGAAGGATTAGGCATAATTCTTAAATTGCCTTTTGTCAGATACCCCCCAGTTGTGTCACTTATTATTGAACTTGCCAGTAAAAGATCACTCATAAAATAATCTAATTCAGTGATTGATTTCTTACCTTTAACCACTCCTTTATTCGCGCCACAAACTAATTCAACACTCCAATTGTAATCATCGTAAGGCAGATATTTACCAAATTGCAGATAAAATACCATCTCTTCCTTTGCTGCTTGAGAAAAGGAAGGAATTGTAAATTTATTTGATAAGGAATCATAAATAGAATCAGTTCCTGATTGATTTACTATTTTACATTTTAAAAGACAATCAGCAATTATCCTTCCGTCAATTTCTTTATAATAAAGTTCATTATAAGGTATCGCACAATTAAATTCAAGGTAAAAAATATTTTCAACTCTTGTCTGAATACCGAGTGAGTCTTTGACATTTAATGGGGTGTAGTACAGAACAGGCTGAACATAAAAATTTATTGAACAAAACAATATCTGTATAAAAATCATATTCTTTCTCCCTGGGGATTTATGAGGATATATTCGCCGAATCCATGTCGGTCATAAAATACGAATTTTAAATTCAGTTTATAATAAAACCAAATTTCATAGGGTTTTGTTGAAAGTTCATAGGGTCTGGATTGTATTTCATCTGGAGGTCCGAATTTAATATATATTCTTCCACGATCACTCCGCCAGCCTTTGTCACCGAATGAAAAATGCTCATCGGCATAGGCAATGCGGTCAAAATATTCCCGCTCTCTTTCATTATACTCAGTATTGGGTGTTGGGTCATATTGTTTCCAGAATGCCTTCCAGAGTGAATCCCTTTCTTCTAACCTTGCTCTCCTCAACTGGCTCAGTTCATTCGGTGTTGCTATATATTCAAGCTGGCTTACCCTTAAATACCAGGTCTTTTCATCTAAATAAAATGGCCTATCAATATCAATGGGAATGTTCAATACCTCAATTTTTTTCCCATTGTTTTCTATGACAAAATCTAATTTATATTTTCCATTTGAAAGATGCCCGACAAAAAAGTCAACTGTATCCTCATAGGTACCAGACTTCAACGACTCAGTTTTTTTCATATTCTGCAGATAGATATTGATATCTCCCGACCTGTTTTCAGGATTGATCACCGTAAATGTGATAATTATCGTATCATTTATAAATCGCGAACGCACATTGGCGAGATATTCAAAAGTCTGGATATTGTCATTTACATTCAGAAGTTCAGCACCCTGTAAATCAATTATTTTAAGATTAAACCTTGATGCTGTTCTCGGTATGATTAGATTGATTGAATCATAGTAATTTGTAGAATCTCTTTCCCTCTCTCTGAGCCAGTAATCGCCTGCAACCTGGTGTTTCTTTTTGTCAAATACTACCAATTGGATTTCATAGGTTGCCATAGTAATTGAATCAACTGAAGTAAATCTCAAAATCTGGGCAGGAATTTCCAACATAACATTCATATTAAAAGATGAATCATCAAGAGGTGCGTATGCAACCTGCCATTTTATTGTTGATAATATTAAATAAATTAACATCATTATATCTTTTCCAGATTTTTGTTTTTAAACACTGAATTTAAAGCCTGGTCAATTTTCTTTACAAAATGAAATTTGAGTCCCTTTTTCACATGTGGGGGTATCTCAAGCAGATCCTTCTTATTTTCTTCGGGTAAATAAATCGTATCAATACCTGCGCGTTTTGCAGCAATAACCTTCTCCTTGATACCACCAACTGGTAAGACCCTTCCTGTTAAGGTTATTTCACCCGTGAAGGCAATCTTTGGATCTATCACCTGATTTCTAAATAATGAACTTAATGACATAATTACTGCCAGTCCAGCAGACGGCCCATCCTTGGGTATGGCGCCTGAAGGAATATGAATATGTAAATCGTAATCATCAAAATTTTCTTTTATACCCCACTTATCAAACTTTGTCTTGAGATATGAGACTGCCGCCTGACAGGACTCTTTCATCACATCACCTAATAGACCGGTCAGGATCAAACCCTTTTTTCCTTTAACTTTTATTGATTCAATAAAAATTATCTCCCCGCCCGTAGGTGTCCAGGCAAGTCCTGTGGCAAGTCCTACTTCACCCCGGCGTGCAGCAACCTCAGAGAATGTTTTGGGTGGTCCAAGGAATTCACAAAGATTCTTTTCGTCCACACGTACGGGTTTCTTTTTCCCTTCAGCAAAACGCTTTGCAACCTTCCTGCATATTGAACCAATTTCTCGTTCAAGATTTCTCACCCCTGCTTCTTTAGTATAATTATTGATTATCATTTTTATTGCTGATTCTTCAAATTGAATATATTCTGGTTTCAAACCACTTTCAGCAGTCTGCCGTGGAACCAAATATTTTTTTGCAATCTCAACTTTCTCTTCAAGGATATAACCAGGCAGTTCTATTATCTCCATACGATCTTTCAATGCAGGAATTATTGGATCTATTAGATTGCCTGTGGCAATGAACATTACATTTGATAAATCAAAAGGAACTTCAAGATAATGGTCAGAAAAAGCATAATTTTGTTCAGGGTCAAGAACCTCCAAAAGGGCGCTTGAAGGGTCGCCTCTAAAATCAGTACCTACCTTGTCAATTTCATCAAGCATAAAGACTGGATTCTTTGAACCACAATTCTTTATAGATTGAATAATTCTACCCGGAAGCGCACCGATATAAGTACGACGATGCCCTCGAATTTCTGCCTCATCCCTTATCCCACCGAGCGATATGCGAACAAATTTCCTGCCCAATGCACGGGCAATCGATTTTCCCAATGATGTTTTACCTACACCCGGTGGACCGATAAAACAAAGAATTGTGCCTTTTGAGTCTGGTTTTAATTTTTTCACTGCTAAATACTCAAGTATTCTTTCTTTTACTTTCTCAAGGTCATAATGGTCTTCATCTAAGATTTTTTTTGCCCTTATGAGGTCATGATTATCCTCTGTTGAGATTGACCAGGGCAGAGAAATCAACCAATCAAGATATGTCCTTGAAACTGTATATTCTGCAGCCTGGGGTGGCATTTTGGAGAGGCGGTCAAGTTCTTTCAACGCAACCTTTTCCACATTTTCTGGCATTTTAGCTTCTTGAATTTTTTTTCTTAATTCTTCAATTTCACGGGTATGTTCATCGGTCTCTCCGAGTTCCTTCTGGATTGCCTTTAACTGCTCCCTTAAATAAAATTCTTTCTGACCTTTGTCAAACTCATTCTTAACCTGAGTTCTAATCTTGGCTCCGAGTTCTAAGATACTAATCTCTTTCTGCAAAAGTGGGATCAATTTCAAAAATCTTTCCTTGGGTTCAGCAATTTCAAGAATTGCCTGTTTTTCATTCACATCCAGGTTTGTGTATCCGGTAACAAAATTAATGAGACGGTCCGGATCATCAATATTTAATACAATTGCTCCAAGTTCATCGGGTAGGTATGGCGCCAATGATACAAGTTGCTGGAACATTGTTACCACATTCCGCATCAAAGCCTCAATTGATACATTCTTTTTATACCCATCTGTATATAACTGAATTTTTGCCTTGAGATATGGTTCAACCTGAGTAAATTCCAGAACCTTGAAACGTTTCAGTCCCTTAACCAGCAATCTGATTGTCCCATCAGGAAATCTAAGCATTTTTGTAATCTGTATAACACATCCCACCTGATAAACTTCTTCAGGTTTTGGTTCCTCAATATCGGGGTTTCGCTGGGTTATAGCACCAGCAAGTTTGTTTGTGGTGAGTATCTCATCAATCAATTTAGCAAGCCTTGGTGTTTGTATGATCAGAGGTACCATCTGATCAGGAAATATAACACCGCCCTTGATTGGAATAATACCTAATTCATCAGGAATCGCAATCTCTTTCTCTTCCATATTTTAGTTCTCCTCAATCGGTATAATATATTCTTTTAAAACAGAAAATTCTATTGTCAAAATCCCATGTTTTAATTTATATCTTCCATATTGTGGGTCAACGGGTAAAGGAAATTCTATCCTTCTAAAAAATCTACCATAGGCAATCTCAAGATTATGAAAAACCACATTTTGTCTCTTTGTACTTTGCTCTGCTATTTTAGGCTTTTTAGTTCCCGTAACTGTCATATGATTCTGTCCGACATATATCGTAATATCTTTTAATTCCACCCCGGGTATTTCAATAATAACAAATATCTTCTCATCGATGATATACAAATCATAAAGGGGTTGCCAGTTTATAAAATAATCTGTGCTATATTCTTCAGCCAATGTTTTATCTTTCTCAAAAATTATTCTGATTTCAGAAATATCAATATTATCCATACCCGTATTATTCTGCTTCATAGTAAATTATATATCAAATACTATTCCTGTCAAGAAAGGATTAGCGGGGTCTCAAAAATCCTATAGGCAGAATCATCTCTTCCATTGAGATTCCACCATGCTGGAATGTGTATTTAAACTCTCTTTCGTATTCAGTCGGTTTGGTTGGATATATAAAATAATAATCTTCGCGTGCAATAAGAAAACGGACCGAAGGGTCTTCAGCGGGTAAATACAATTCACCAGGATTGTTTAATAGTAATGCGGCCTTCTCATCAGCCCTCAATGCTGGACCATATTTATATCTCAAATTTGGTGAAATATCTCTGCCCCCGTATACAATCGTTGGTCTCCGCACATGTATAAAACCATGGTCACTTGTAAGAATTACCTGCCGCTTTTTGTTTGCAATCAATTTAAATAATTCAAAAATAGGTGATATTGGAAACCAGTAGCTCAAAAGATTTAGCAATACGCGTTCATCATCTAAAAGTCCTTTCATATCTCCCCTTCCCGGAATTGAATGCAACAAAAGGTCAAAAAAGTTTATTATCACAATCGTTATATCACTACGGTCCTGGGCAATCTTCTGAATATTTTTTTCAAGGTCCTCAATAGTTGACAATTTATGAAAACTAAAAGTGATTTTGAGGTTGTTGCGTTTCAACAATTCTGTAAATAACTCTTTTTCAAAACGATTTTGACCTTTTTCTTCAAAGAGCCAGTATTGTGGATATTTCTGAAGAATTTCAAGCGGTAATAAACCGGCAAAAATGCTATTTCTTGAATATGGCGTTGCCGATGGCAAAATTGAATAGTAATACTGTGTATTTATTTCAAAAAAATCACGCAGATAAGGCTGGAGTTTTAGATACTGGTCAAGACGCATGGAATCAAATATAACAAAAAATAGCGGACCGTTTTTTAATGCCGGGAAAACGACCAAATTAAATAAATTATGGGAGAGTATTGGACCTTTATTTTTAATAAAATTTTTGTATTCATAAATAATATATTTTGAAAAACCAGAGTTCGCACTCTGTTTTCTTTCATCATGTATCTCTTTTAATTCCTTGCTCCCATATTCCAAAAAACGCAAATCCCAGGTCACAAGGTTCCGGTAGTAATCAATCCACTCATTATAATCAACAGGTTGAGAAATTGCATTAAACTGGTTCGCATATTCTTCAGCCATCTTTTCTTCAATCAATTGCCTTCTTTTTAAAATCCTGTTAAGTACAGAAAGAATCTGATTAAAACTGAACGGCTTTGTGATGTAATCATCAACCCAACCACTGTAAGCCTGTTTCATCAGTGTTTCTTCTTCACTCTTAGTCACCATCACAACAAGTTGCTGGGGATTATCAAGTTTTATTCTTTTCAAAACCTCAAGTCCATCAACACCGGGCATAATCTCATCAAGAAAAATCAAATCAAACACCTCGTGGCTGGCAATCCTTACCCCATCCTCGCCACTTGTTGCTGTTTTTACTTCATAACCTTCCTGATTTAAAAGATAAATAAATGGTTTCAAAAGTTCAATTTCATCATCAATCCATAAAATTTTCATTTTAACTCCTTGGTATAAAAATTTGAAATGTTGTACCACCAGGACCGGTCTTTTTTAATATCAATCTTCCATTATGATAGCCCTCAATTATTCTTTTTGTCAACACCAATCCCAGACCCCATCCATATTTTTTTGTTGTATATCCGGGCTTGAATATATCCTTCGCCTGTTTTATTCCACCACCGGTATCGGTTATTTCAATCAATGCCCCACCATCAGCGGTTTGGGTTTTGACTGACACAATTCCTGGCTTTGAACCTATCGCATCAAGGCCATTCTTTAAAATATTTTCAACTGCCCAATCAAGTAAAATATCATCAAATTTTATCATGGGCAATGGTTGATAATTTTCAATGAATTGAATTTGATTGTGGGCACGCCGTTTTACATAGTTTACTGCCTTTTGTATAATTGGTATAGGGTCTTTCTCCACAAGTCGCGGCGGCATACCGATTCTGGAAAATTTTTCTAATACCTCTTTCATTCTCTGGGCATCCTCAGCAATACCTTCGTAGATCTCTTTGGGTACACTCTTTCTTAATGTTTCAAGCCAACCCGAAAGAGAAGAAAGTGGAGTTGCAAGTTGATGTGCAGTCTCTTTGGCAAGTGAATACCATATCTTTTCTTCTTCACTCCTTCTATAAATAAGATACCCCCAGAAACCCAAAAACAAAAAGGCAAGTAAAAATGCGGTCATTAGAAAAGGAAGAATTCTAAGCGACCTTGTGAATGGTGATAGCCCATAATGGACATACCCCACAAAAGTAGAGTCAGAACCGCTTCTTATTACTATCGGTATCGGTTTGTGCTCACGATCAAGATTCCTCGCTACCCTTACCAGATTCGTATCTGAAACATTCTTTGCTGAATATGGTCTACCCTGTGCATCGGTTAAGACCACCGGAAAATCAATTTTTTCAATCACCTCACGGAATAACAATGCAAGCAACTCTTCTTCACTTGCCCCGGGACCCGATGCATAACTGGCAAATATCCTTGATGTAGTTTCGGTTTCTTTGCGTATTCGTTGGATTAAAAAGTTGGAATAAATATATGTGCCGATACCAATCAGACCGATGCCAATTAAGAAATATATGACCAGAGTCCGCGATGTAAATCCGCTGGTCTCAGGCAAAACTCCTTTTTCTTCTCTACGCCTTAATAGCCTCATATTTCTTTCTTTTTTCAAGATATAATCTCTTATCTGCATTATCAATCAGTATTCCAAAGTCTTTACCGTCCTCAGGATAAGTAGCAATGCCGCAAGAGAAATTGACAAACAATTCATCCTTTTTCAATCTGGTTATCAGTGCCCTTGCCTTTTCAATACGAGATCTTATTGCACGGGCACCCGCATTTGGCAAGATTATTATAAATTCATCACCGCCATACCGGGTGACATAACCGTCTTTTATAATTTCTTTAAATATCTGTGAAATTCTTTTTAACAAATGGTCTCCTGCGATATGCCCGTATTGATCGTTATATTCTTTGAATCGATCAAGATCAATCATTGCAATCGCAAATTGTTTATGCGACTTTTCAATTAGTTCATTCAATTTTTCCCTTAAAAATCTATAATTGTAAACACCGGTAAGTTCATCCGTATACGAAATTATTAGGTTCCTTTCAAAGAGTCTGTTATTTTCCATTGCCAGACCGAGAAAATCACCAAATGCCTCTAATAATCTAATCTTATTAAGGTCTGGCACACGGTTATCCACTGGATCGGCAAGGGATAAAATACCCAATATCTCACCGTTCCTTGAATAGATTGGACTGATCAAAATATCACCCTGCGACCATAGATTATGCACCCTTTTTGGCACCGATGGGATTTTATATACTTCATAATTTCTTATTTCTTTAAAAACTTCTTCGCTTGGTACATAATATGAATTAGAAATTCGGAACCGGTCTTCCATTAAAATTTTTATCAGTTTATACGGAGGGTGGACCTTTTTTGCTTCACGGAATTTTTTCAATGAAATGCCTGCACTATGAAAACGCTCAAACGAGTCTGTTTCAGGGTCATAAACTGAGCACATAATTTTCTTAAAACCAAGAATCTGCTGAGCACGGCGTAAAACCTCGGTGAAGAAATGTTTTAATTCATAAGGAGATAATAAAAGTTTTGCAATATCCTGCAGTCCCCTGCTTTCAAGGAGTGCCTTATTCAATGCCTGGAACAGTTCAATCCTTTCCAGGGCAATAGATGCCTGATTTCCAAGAAATTTCAAGCGCATTATTGCATTTGTCTGATTTCTCATTTTATCATAGTCATCCAGTAAAAAGAATCCCCTGCCCATATTTTTTACTGTAAAAGGAACGATAAGTACGACACCCGGATTCAAACTATCAAGAAAAAATTTCAAAAATTTATTTTTGGACTTTTCCAATTTCAAAATCTGTCTGCTTTGTGATATCTGACGATATACTGCATCGGGAAGTAATTTTATAGATTTTTTTTTATTCCTGCCTACAAGATGGTCTTCAACCATATAATATAAAAATACCTTATTTGTATCAAGAAGTTTCTGGGCAGCACTTTCTACAAACCATACAACCTTATTCAATTCAAGGGTTGTAATAACATTCAAGTTTAATTCATTGATTACCTGAAACTCAGAAATCCTTTCCCTCGCAACATTGCTGACCGCAATAATTTGAGTTATGAGTTTAACGATACTTCTCAAT
The sequence above is a segment of the candidate division WOR-3 bacterium genome. Coding sequences within it:
- a CDS encoding histidinol-phosphatase; amino-acid sequence: MVDYHIHTGHSIDADGSLRDYCEKALSLGLKEICFTNHCELDKERNDNLIRFNGEIKPIGNKSLLKLQNEIFDLREQYRSKGLNIKFGIEVGFFDGVEERLKEVIKGLSLDYLLAGIHCLDHICIDSSRECNYYFEKHNAEVLLDKYFSTMEILVRSRLFDAVAHFDVYKKYGLNFYGERIKKFNREYVYQIFQLMAEYETGLEINTAGLRRNNEFYPSVEFIKLAKEAGIEIITIGSDSHKVEDLGRGIKDGLEYAKSSGFSKVYVFNRRCRFPLDI
- a CDS encoding NYN domain-containing protein, whose amino-acid sequence is METIEIKKEDINEILEKKFTLLFQTLEDIKSLMTKSIEWNSKVYEEVRLLRTLLAASSLTKKENIAIFVDSQNLYYSAKMSYGAKVNYEKLLRLITGDRNLVKAYAYIVQPPEGDVKPFATSLEHIGYIVKIKDVRTRADGSAKANWDMGIALDILGMIDYVDTIVLASGDGDFVPLVEFVKNKHKKVEIFSFPDNTAYDLKEKADRFEPLDDRVIL
- a CDS encoding GWxTD domain-containing protein, producing MIFIQILFCSINFYVQPVLYYTPLNVKDSLGIQTRVENIFYLEFNCAIPYNELYYKEIDGRIIADCLLKCKIVNQSGTDSIYDSLSNKFTIPSFSQAAKEEMVFYLQFGKYLPYDDYNWSVELVCGANKGVVKGKKSITELDYFMSDLLLASSIISDTTGGYLTKGNLRIMPNPSGIFEEGTKNLFLYYEIYNIIPDTTKLTVSYIITDTSEKIIRKVTKSIEKKFIQQALNLGINIETLKPGNYQLKVVVFDSLINRKLEKSISFAIRKTKEKIEITSEDLPYYDAIEYFVSSQEYKYFKTLKDEGRRLYLKRFWEKHDYKEISRRYEYADANFQEGYLPGSKTDRGRIYIKFGPPDEIDNKQFEESKPYEYWQYYNGQEFIFVDIRGTQEYTLVWTNAPNEKSKPSLYNYLPLFKRRELGKDKE
- a CDS encoding GWxTD domain-containing protein; this translates as MMLIYLILSTIKWQVAYAPLDDSSFNMNVMLEIPAQILRFTSVDSITMATYEIQLVVFDKKKHQVAGDYWLRERERDSTNYYDSINLIIPRTASRFNLKIIDLQGAELLNVNDNIQTFEYLANVRSRFINDTIIITFTVINPENRSGDINIYLQNMKKTESLKSGTYEDTVDFFVGHLSNGKYKLDFVIENNGKKIEVLNIPIDIDRPFYLDEKTWYLRVSQLEYIATPNELSQLRRARLEERDSLWKAFWKQYDPTPNTEYNEREREYFDRIAYADEHFSFGDKGWRSDRGRIYIKFGPPDEIQSRPYELSTKPYEIWFYYKLNLKFVFYDRHGFGEYILINPQGERI
- the lon gene encoding endopeptidase La, which gives rise to MEEKEIAIPDELGIIPIKGGVIFPDQMVPLIIQTPRLAKLIDEILTTNKLAGAITQRNPDIEEPKPEEVYQVGCVIQITKMLRFPDGTIRLLVKGLKRFKVLEFTQVEPYLKAKIQLYTDGYKKNVSIEALMRNVVTMFQQLVSLAPYLPDELGAIVLNIDDPDRLINFVTGYTNLDVNEKQAILEIAEPKERFLKLIPLLQKEISILELGAKIRTQVKNEFDKGQKEFYLREQLKAIQKELGETDEHTREIEELRKKIQEAKMPENVEKVALKELDRLSKMPPQAAEYTVSRTYLDWLISLPWSISTEDNHDLIRAKKILDEDHYDLEKVKERILEYLAVKKLKPDSKGTILCFIGPPGVGKTSLGKSIARALGRKFVRISLGGIRDEAEIRGHRRTYIGALPGRIIQSIKNCGSKNPVFMLDEIDKVGTDFRGDPSSALLEVLDPEQNYAFSDHYLEVPFDLSNVMFIATGNLIDPIIPALKDRMEIIELPGYILEEKVEIAKKYLVPRQTAESGLKPEYIQFEESAIKMIINNYTKEAGVRNLEREIGSICRKVAKRFAEGKKKPVRVDEKNLCEFLGPPKTFSEVAARRGEVGLATGLAWTPTGGEIIFIESIKVKGKKGLILTGLLGDVMKESCQAAVSYLKTKFDKWGIKENFDDYDLHIHIPSGAIPKDGPSAGLAVIMSLSSLFRNQVIDPKIAFTGEITLTGRVLPVGGIKEKVIAAKRAGIDTIYLPEENKKDLLEIPPHVKKGLKFHFVKKIDQALNSVFKNKNLEKI
- a CDS encoding Hsp20/alpha crystallin family protein, which codes for MKQNNTGMDNIDISEIRIIFEKDKTLAEEYSTDYFINWQPLYDLYIIDEKIFVIIEIPGVELKDITIYVGQNHMTVTGTKKPKIAEQSTKRQNVVFHNLEIAYGRFFRRIEFPLPVDPQYGRYKLKHGILTIEFSVLKEYIIPIEEN
- a CDS encoding response regulator, with the translated sequence MKILWIDDEIELLKPFIYLLNQEGYEVKTATSGEDGVRIASHEVFDLIFLDEIMPGVDGLEVLKRIKLDNPQQLVVMVTKSEEETLMKQAYSGWVDDYITKPFSFNQILSVLNRILKRRQLIEEKMAEEYANQFNAISQPVDYNEWIDYYRNLVTWDLRFLEYGSKELKEIHDERKQSANSGFSKYIIYEYKNFIKNKGPILSHNLFNLVVFPALKNGPLFFVIFDSMRLDQYLKLQPYLRDFFEINTQYYYSILPSATPYSRNSIFAGLLPLEILQKYPQYWLFEEKGQNRFEKELFTELLKRNNLKITFSFHKLSTIEDLEKNIQKIAQDRSDITIVIINFFDLLLHSIPGRGDMKGLLDDERVLLNLLSYWFPISPIFELFKLIANKKRQVILTSDHGFIHVRRPTIVYGGRDISPNLRYKYGPALRADEKAALLLNNPGELYLPAEDPSVRFLIAREDYYFIYPTKPTEYEREFKYTFQHGGISMEEMILPIGFLRPR
- a CDS encoding HAMP domain-containing sensor histidine kinase; translation: MRLLRRREEKGVLPETSGFTSRTLVIYFLIGIGLIGIGTYIYSNFLIQRIRKETETTSRIFASYASGPGASEEELLALLFREVIEKIDFPVVLTDAQGRPYSAKNVSDTNLVRVARNLDREHKPIPIVIRSGSDSTFVGYVHYGLSPFTRSLRILPFLMTAFLLAFLFLGFWGYLIYRRSEEEKIWYSLAKETAHQLATPLSSLSGWLETLRKSVPKEIYEGIAEDAQRMKEVLEKFSRIGMPPRLVEKDPIPIIQKAVNYVKRRAHNQIQFIENYQPLPMIKFDDILLDWAVENILKNGLDAIGSKPGIVSVKTQTADGGALIEITDTGGGIKQAKDIFKPGYTTKKYGWGLGLVLTKRIIEGYHNGRLILKKTGPGGTTFQIFIPRS